The Alicyclobacillus macrosporangiidus CPP55 genome segment GATGGCGGATGGAACGGATTGAGCGGGCGTTTCGGAGGCATGCGGACAGAGCGGCGTTCATCCCGTTCCTGAACACCGGGGACCCGTCGTTCGACCGCTCGTTGGAGCTGTTTCGCGCGGTGCTGCGGGCCGGTGCCGACATCCTCGAGATCGGCGCGCCATATTCTGATCCACTCGCAGACGGTCCGGTGATCCAGGCGTCGGCGCTGCGCAGCCTGCAGGCCGGATTTCGCCTGCCGCAGGTGTTCGAGGCGGCGTCCGCGCTGCGGCCCGAGACCGATGCGGGCCTGGTGCTCTTCACTTATGTCAACCCGGTGGTGCAGTACGGCCTGGAGCGGTTCTTCTCGGACGCCCGGACGGCCGGCGCGGACGGCGTGATCATCCCGGATCTGCCGTTTGAGGAGAGCGATCCGGTGAGAGCCGTGGCGGACCAAAACGGCATCGCGCTGATCCCTTTGGTGGCACCCACTTCCGGGGAGGACCGGATCGCAGAGATCTGCCGGCAGGCCCGCGGGTTTGTGTATTGCGTGTCGTCCCTCGGCGTGACGGGCGAGCGGGCGCGCATGTCGGCCCGGCTGCAGGCGTTGGTCCAGACGGCCCGCCGGTACACCGAGGTGCCCGTCGCGGTCGGCTTTGGGGTCAGCCGGCCGGAGCAAGCGCACGAGATCGCCGGATTCGCCGACGGCGTCATCGTCGGCAGCGCCATCGTGCGGCGCGTTGGAGAAGCCGTAGCGGCGGGCCGCGGGGACGAAGAACTGTTGGAATCCGTATCCGGCTTCGCCGGTGCGTTGATAGAAGCCCTGCACAGAACTGGTGCGGCGGCGACACCAACCTTGCAATGAGAGGAGAGGGAGAGAAATGATTGTCGTGATGAAGGAAGGGGCGCGCGAAGACGAGGTCCAGGCCGTCGTTTCCCTGCTGCAGGGCAAAGGGCTGGAGACGCATCTGTCGCAGGGTGCGGAAAAGACCATCATCGGCATCATCGGGCCCAAGGAGCGCGTGTTGGGCATGCCGATTGAGTCGATGCCGGGCGTCGAAAAGGTGGTGCGGGTGAGCAATCCGTTCAAGCTGGCCAGCCGCGCGTTCCACCCTCAGGACACCCTGGTGCAGGTGGGGCCGCACGTGGTCGGCGGCGCCAATCCGGTCGTCATCGCCGGTCCGTGCTCGGTGGAATCGCGCGAGCAGATCCTTGAAGTCGCGCACGCCGTGAAGCGTTCTGGCGCCCATATGCTGCGCGGCGGGGCGTTCAAACCGCGTTCCTCCCCGTACTCGTTCCAGGGCCTCGGGGAAGAGGGATTGAAGCTGCTGGCGGAGGCGCGCGAGGCCACGGGCCTGCCGGTGGTCAGCGAGGTGATGGACATCGAGGCGCTCCCGATGATGCTGGAGTACGTCGACGTACTGCAGATCGGCGCGCGGAACATGCAGAACTTCCCGCTCTTGCGCGCCGTCGGGAAGACGGACAAACCGGTCCTGCTCAAGCGCGGCCTGTCGGCCACCATCGAAGAGTGGTTGATGTCGGCAGAGTACATCCTGTCCGAAGGCAACCGCAACGTCATCCTGTGCGAGCGCGGCATCCGGACATTTGAGAAGTACACCCGCAACACGCTCGATCTCAACGCCGTCCCGGTAGTGCAGTACTACTCCCACCTCCCGGTGATCGTCGATCCGAGCCACGGGGTCGGCCATTCCCGGTACGTCTTGGCGATGGCGCGTGCCGGCATCGCGGCGGGCGCCCACGGGCTGATTGTCGAGGTGCATCCGCGCCCGACTGAGGCCTTGTCGGACGGGGAGCAGTCGCTGACGCTCGAGGACTTCGACCAGATGATGAGGGAGGTCACGCGCGTCGCGGAGGCAGTGCACGGCGTAGAAGCCCCCGTGTACGTCCCTGGCCGGTGAACGGACGGGTCGGGGCACGCCCGGCCACCGTGCTGGTGGTCGGCTGCGGCCTGATCGGGACCTCGTTGGCCCTCGCGCTGCACCGTGCCCGCCCCGGCCTGGTGGTGCACGGCGTGGAACGCTCGGATGTGCACCGCCGGCAAGCACTGGCCACCGGCGCGTTTGCGGAGGTCTTTCCGGCGCTGCCGGATCTGGCTGAAGCCGAGCGAGGCGGGCGATACGAACTGGCGGTCCTGGCGGTCCCTGTGGACGCCGCGTGCGCTCTTCTGCCCGCCACCGCGAGGCTGGCCGATGTGGTCATGGACGTGTGCAGCGTCAAGCGCCCTTTGGTCGAGGCCGCGGAGGCTGCCGGATTGAAGGCGGTCTTCGCGCCGACCCACCCGATGGCCGGAACGGCCGACTCGGGGCCCGCCCACGCCCGTGCGGACCTGTTCGACGGACGCACCTGGATTGTGCTGGACGGCTGGCCGGCATGTGATGCAGTCACCCCCTGGCTGGAGGAAACCGGGGCGAGACGGGTTCGCCTGCCGTCCGCGGACGATCACGATGCCGCTATGGCGTCCGTCAGCCACGGTGTACACCTGGCGTCCCTCTCGGCCATGCTGGCGTACCGCCGCACGGCCGGTGGACGGGCCGGGGACTGGGCCATCCTGGCGGGACCCGGGTTTCGCGATGTGACCCGCCTGTCGCGCTCGGGCCCGGACTTCTGGGTGCCGACCCTGACGGCGAACCGGGATTATGTCACGGTCTATCTGCGCGCCCTCGCAGAGGAGTTGAACGCGTTCGCCCGGTCACTGGAGGAAGCCGACGTGAACGCGCTGCATCAGCGGTTGACGGAAGCCCGAATGGCCCGTCTCGCATGGGAGGAGAAGGTGAATCATGGCGGAGAAACGACCCCTTGAGCAGGGGATGCACTGTTTCCCCGGATCCCCGCTGCGGGGGACGGTGGCCGTGCCGGGCGACAAGTCCATCACGCACCGGGCCATCCTGTTCGGCCTGCTGGCCGCGGGCCGGACGGAGGTGTCCGGTTGGCTCGACGCCGGCGATTGCCGTTCGTCGCTTCGGGTGGCCCGGATGCTCGGCGCCGAAGTGGCCGAGGCAGACGACGGCAGGCTCGTCATCACCGGAACGGGGGGGCATCTGCGCGAACCCGAGGATGTGCTCGACTGCGGCAATTCGGGCACGACGATGCGGGTGTTCCTCGGCGCCATCGCAGCGCGCGTTCCGTTCGCGGTGCTGACGGGGGACGGTTCTTTGCGCAGGCGGCCGATGCGCCGCGTGATCGATCCGCTCACAGACATGGGAGCGGCGATCTACGCGCGCTCTGGCCGGTTCGCGCCCTTGGCGGTGGAGGGCCGCCCCCTGCGCGGGATCGACTACACCCTGCCCGTGGCCAGTGCGCAGGTGAAATCGGCCATCCTGGTGGCAGGCCTGTTGGCACACGACGGCGTCACGGCGGTGACGGAACCGGAGGCGACCCGGGACCACACCGAAAACCTGCTCACGGCCTTTGGCGTGCACGTCAAACGCACGTCGTCGCCGGCGGGCAACCGCATCGAGGTGGAGCCGGGACAGGTGCTTCGCGGTGCACCGGTGGCGGTGCCGGGCGATCCATCATCGGCCGCCTTCCTCATCGCGGCGGCGGCCCTGGTTCCCGGTTCCGCCGTGACGGTGACCGGCGTCGGCCTCAATGCCACGCGCACCGGCTTTCTCCGGGTCCTCGGCCGTATGGGTGCCCGCATCGAACTGGGTAACCTGCGCAAGGTATCCGGGGAAGTGGTGGGCGACATCACGGTGACACACGGGCCGCTCACTGGCGTGGAGATTGAGCCGGCAGAAGTGCCTTCGCTCATCGACGAACTTCCGGTCCTGGCCGTGTTGGCGGCGTTTGCGGAAGGCACGACGCGCGTGCGCGGGGCCGCGGAACTGCGGGTCAAGGAGACCGACCGCATCGCCGCGGTGGCCGAAGGGCTGAGAGCCATGGGGGTCCTGGTCGACGAGGCGGAGGACGGATTCACGGTGTACGGACGAGGGATGGTGGACGGCGGTGTGGTGGACAGCCACGGTGACCACCGGATCGCCATGAGCTTCGCCGTCGCCGGACTGGCGTCCCGCCGCGGGGTCACCGTGCACGGTTGGGACTGCGTAAACATCTCGTATCCCACCTTTGCGGCCACTTTGGAACAGCTCGGCGCGTCTTTGCAGGCGCGGCCTGAATGACAAGCCGCCCTGCGCATCCCTCCACCGCTCTGCCGGCTCACCGCCGGCAGGGTGCGGCTGTGCGAATCAGAAAATTTCGTCTTGACAGCGCTTCCATACTGCGTTATGCTGTGAATCGAAGGGTGTTGTGTCTGATTTCTCTCCACTCCTAGCAACGCTTGGGGAATCTGTTACGGGCAGATTCCCGCTTTTTTTATTCCTCAGCCTCCTGCGGCACAGGCCGTGGGTTCCCACAAAGCTCCATTCGGACCGTATACCCCATTGCCGTCCAACTCATACTGGAAATGGGAAGTATTGAGCGCCTCCCGTGCGGAGGCCAGGAATCGACAGGGGGGAGCCGCATGCGCGCACTGCTGTACGTGCAGAAGGACGGGACCCTGTTGGTGCAATCGGATCACCCACGCTACGAGGCCGTGCGGCCGCGCCTGATGGCGTTTGCGGAGATGGCCCAGCGGATGGACCCCATCCATATCTACCGCATCCGTCCCATCTCTCTGTGGCAGGCAGCGAGCCTCGGCTGCACTGCGCGCGAGATCCTGACCTTCCTGCGCGATCACGCGGCACACCCTGTCCCGTACGACCTCCAGCGGACCGTCGTGGAAGAGATCGCGAAGTGGGGACGGCTGACCCTGCACCGGGGCGCTCGAGGGCGCATCGTACTGCGCGGAGATCCGGACGCTTTGGCCGCAGCCCGCGCCGTACCGGAATTGGCGGCCATGACGGCCGTGGACCGGAGCGACGGACTGGTCCTCAGGGCCTCCGATCGGGCTCGGGTCAAGCGGGTGTTGGCCAGCGCCGGGTTGCCGGTGATCGATCACGTGGGCTACCAGGCGGCCTCCGCCCTGTCGTTCTCCCTGCGCGAGGAGACGCGTCTTCGGAGTTATCAGGAGGAGGCGGTCCGGCGGTTTCTGCAGCAGGGCCGCGAACAGAGCGGGGTGGTCGTCCTGCCCTGCGGCGCCGGCAAGACGCTCGTGGGCATCGCCGTGATCCAGGCGCTCGGGCTGCACGCCCTGGTGTTGACGCCGAGCGAGACGGCCGCGCGCCAATGGCAGCGCGAGTTCTTGGATCGGACCACCTTGCGCCCGGAGGACGTGTCGCTGTATCGGCCTGGACGCCCCGTCACGCCCGTCACCATCACCACCTACCAGCGCGTGGCGGCGCAGGACAGACGGGGGAGGCGGCGACACTTGGAGTCTCTGACGAGCCATCCCTGGGGGATCGTGGTCTACGACGAGGTGCACATGCTGCCCGCTCCACTGTTCCGGCTCGCCGCCGATCTCCAAGGGGCTCGCCGGCTGGGACTGACCGCCACCTTGGTCCGGGAAGACGGCGCTGAGGCCGACGTGTTCAGCCTGATTGGCCCCAAGTGTTACGAGGTACCTTGGAAACAGCTGGAGCAGGCCGGATATCTGGCTGCGGTTCGGTGTGTCGAGCTGCACGTCCCGCTGCCCGCCGCGGAACGGGCGCGGTATCTGGCGGCGGGAATCCGCGAACAGCACCGCATCGCGGCTTCGAACTCCGCCAAGCGGCGCGTGGTGGCGGCCCTGTTGAAACAGCACGCGGGCGAAAGCGTGCTCATCCTCGGGCATTACTTGGAGCCCCTGCGCGCCCTCGCGGACGCAATCGGATGCCCGCTCGTCACCGGCACCACGCCACAGCCGGAGCGGGAGCGTTGGTTCGAAGCATTCCGAACCGGCCGCATCCGTTGCATTGCGCTCTCCCGGATCGCCAACATGGCCGTGGACCTGCCTTGTGCGTCTGTGGCGATCCAGGTGTCCGGCCTCTTCGGCTCGCGCCAAGAGGAGGCGCAGCGCTTGGGGAGGCTGCTGCGGCCGCAAACCCAGGAGGGGGTTTTTTACACCTTGGTGAGCGAAGGGACGGTTGAGGCCCAAACCGCCAAGCACCGCCAGCTCTACTTGGTGGAGCAAGGCTACACATACAGCGTATACGACAGCGACGAGTACCTGCCGGAAGGGGTGGATGAAGATGAAGCTGTCGGAGTGCCTGAGCACCGCTGACATCGACACCTTGCGCAAGATCTCGGATCATTACGGATTGACCTGCTCCAAGCACTCGAAGCTGTCGCTGCTGCAGGAGCTTCTGTACGCATTCCGGCGAGGCCGCTTTCTCGAAGAGGCCATCGCCCAGTGGCAGGAAGGCCGGGAACAGGCGATGATCCGCCTGTGCCTGGAGACGCGGAGCCGATTTTCGGCCGAGGAGTTACGCGGGATCTTTCAATCCTGCGGCGGGGAAGCGGTGATCGACGAGGCCATCCGCGAGGGCTGGTTGTTTCCCAGCAGCCGGTACGGAGGACGGCTCTACTACTACATCCCCGAGGAGTTGCAAGCGGCGATGCGACGCCAGTTCGTCGCGCGCTTCGTGCGGAACCTGCACCGCTCGCAAGAAGGGCCCCTGCTGTTTCAGGACGAAGGTCTTGCCCTCGTACGAGACCTGGATGTCTTCCTCGAGTACGTGCGCCACCATACGGTTCCGCTGACGACCGGCGGCAGCATGTACAAGAGAAATCTGATGCAGGTGCTGGAACTGCTCGAGGTACGGGAAGAGCCCCTTCAGGGCGGGTGGCGCTTCGGCTACGGGCGGCGGTTTCACGATTACCCCGACCGGCTGGCATTGCTCTACGACTACGCGTACAGCGCCCGCCTGATTGTCGAAGGCGAGGACGGGTACCTGCACGCCGCGGAAGATTGCAGTGACTGGTACCGCCTCAGCGAGGTCGAGCAGGCTCGAACGCTGATGCGGTTTTACATTCACCTGTATCGGCGACCCATTGCCCGCCTCCCGCAGGTGGTCCACCTGTTGGCACATGCGGCAGTCGACTGGCTGGACAGCGCCGAAA includes the following:
- the trpA gene encoding tryptophan synthase subunit alpha; protein product: MERIERAFRRHADRAAFIPFLNTGDPSFDRSLELFRAVLRAGADILEIGAPYSDPLADGPVIQASALRSLQAGFRLPQVFEAASALRPETDAGLVLFTYVNPVVQYGLERFFSDARTAGADGVIIPDLPFEESDPVRAVADQNGIALIPLVAPTSGEDRIAEICRQARGFVYCVSSLGVTGERARMSARLQALVQTARRYTEVPVAVGFGVSRPEQAHEIAGFADGVIVGSAIVRRVGEAVAAGRGDEELLESVSGFAGALIEALHRTGAAATPTLQ
- the aroF gene encoding 3-deoxy-7-phosphoheptulonate synthase, translating into MIVVMKEGAREDEVQAVVSLLQGKGLETHLSQGAEKTIIGIIGPKERVLGMPIESMPGVEKVVRVSNPFKLASRAFHPQDTLVQVGPHVVGGANPVVIAGPCSVESREQILEVAHAVKRSGAHMLRGGAFKPRSSPYSFQGLGEEGLKLLAEAREATGLPVVSEVMDIEALPMMLEYVDVLQIGARNMQNFPLLRAVGKTDKPVLLKRGLSATIEEWLMSAEYILSEGNRNVILCERGIRTFEKYTRNTLDLNAVPVVQYYSHLPVIVDPSHGVGHSRYVLAMARAGIAAGAHGLIVEVHPRPTEALSDGEQSLTLEDFDQMMREVTRVAEAVHGVEAPVYVPGR
- a CDS encoding prephenate dehydrogenase; this translates as MNGRVGARPATVLVVGCGLIGTSLALALHRARPGLVVHGVERSDVHRRQALATGAFAEVFPALPDLAEAERGGRYELAVLAVPVDAACALLPATARLADVVMDVCSVKRPLVEAAEAAGLKAVFAPTHPMAGTADSGPAHARADLFDGRTWIVLDGWPACDAVTPWLEETGARRVRLPSADDHDAAMASVSHGVHLASLSAMLAYRRTAGGRAGDWAILAGPGFRDVTRLSRSGPDFWVPTLTANRDYVTVYLRALAEELNAFARSLEEADVNALHQRLTEARMARLAWEEKVNHGGETTP
- the aroA gene encoding 3-phosphoshikimate 1-carboxyvinyltransferase; the protein is MAEKRPLEQGMHCFPGSPLRGTVAVPGDKSITHRAILFGLLAAGRTEVSGWLDAGDCRSSLRVARMLGAEVAEADDGRLVITGTGGHLREPEDVLDCGNSGTTMRVFLGAIAARVPFAVLTGDGSLRRRPMRRVIDPLTDMGAAIYARSGRFAPLAVEGRPLRGIDYTLPVASAQVKSAILVAGLLAHDGVTAVTEPEATRDHTENLLTAFGVHVKRTSSPAGNRIEVEPGQVLRGAPVAVPGDPSSAAFLIAAAALVPGSAVTVTGVGLNATRTGFLRVLGRMGARIELGNLRKVSGEVVGDITVTHGPLTGVEIEPAEVPSLIDELPVLAVLAAFAEGTTRVRGAAELRVKETDRIAAVAEGLRAMGVLVDEAEDGFTVYGRGMVDGGVVDSHGDHRIAMSFAVAGLASRRGVTVHGWDCVNISYPTFAATLEQLGASLQARPE
- a CDS encoding DNA repair helicase XPB, which codes for MRALLYVQKDGTLLVQSDHPRYEAVRPRLMAFAEMAQRMDPIHIYRIRPISLWQAASLGCTAREILTFLRDHAAHPVPYDLQRTVVEEIAKWGRLTLHRGARGRIVLRGDPDALAAARAVPELAAMTAVDRSDGLVLRASDRARVKRVLASAGLPVIDHVGYQAASALSFSLREETRLRSYQEEAVRRFLQQGREQSGVVVLPCGAGKTLVGIAVIQALGLHALVLTPSETAARQWQREFLDRTTLRPEDVSLYRPGRPVTPVTITTYQRVAAQDRRGRRRHLESLTSHPWGIVVYDEVHMLPAPLFRLAADLQGARRLGLTATLVREDGAEADVFSLIGPKCYEVPWKQLEQAGYLAAVRCVELHVPLPAAERARYLAAGIREQHRIAASNSAKRRVVAALLKQHAGESVLILGHYLEPLRALADAIGCPLVTGTTPQPERERWFEAFRTGRIRCIALSRIANMAVDLPCASVAIQVSGLFGSRQEEAQRLGRLLRPQTQEGVFYTLVSEGTVEAQTAKHRQLYLVEQGYTYSVYDSDEYLPEGVDEDEAVGVPEHR
- a CDS encoding helicase-associated domain-containing protein, which gives rise to MKLSECLSTADIDTLRKISDHYGLTCSKHSKLSLLQELLYAFRRGRFLEEAIAQWQEGREQAMIRLCLETRSRFSAEELRGIFQSCGGEAVIDEAIREGWLFPSSRYGGRLYYYIPEELQAAMRRQFVARFVRNLHRSQEGPLLFQDEGLALVRDLDVFLEYVRHHTVPLTTGGSMYKRNLMQVLELLEVREEPLQGGWRFGYGRRFHDYPDRLALLYDYAYSARLIVEGEDGYLHAAEDCSDWYRLSEVEQARTLMRFYIHLYRRPIARLPQVVHLLAHAAVDWLDSAETLDALANLVTPYYYDDREQVWRTRILKMLMHLGLVRIGQDEAGREWFQITKLGQQLITPDALPATPDQTRERQRILIVQPNFDIVVTGDQPLVTNELAAFTDLRQAGAIRVYRLTEASVRRGMASGGLVSAWLEFLHQHAQTPVPGNVERTLLEWGRMQEEQAMGENSLTS